In Armatimonadota bacterium, the sequence GAAGACTGCTGGCCGGTTCAGTCGTGGGCCGTCATCGACTCCGCGGGCGAGCCGAAAGCCGCGTATTACGGCATGAAGCGATTCTACGCTCCGGTCCTGATCTCACTGGTCCGCGACGGCGACGTGGTCCGCGCCCACCTGACCAACGACACGAACGAACCGATCCGGGGCAAGGTAACGGTTCGGGTGGAGTCGTTCATCGGCGAGCGCCTGGAGAAGGAAGACGCCATCGCGTATATCCCGGCGAACGGCACGGCGGAGGTGGACGCGGTCAATATCGTGTGCGCCGAGGGCCGCGAACGGGAAGTCTACGTGTACGCCCGCTTCCGCCCCGAGGACGGCGGCCCGCAGATCGAGAACTACATGTTCCTCGCCGAACCAAAGGAACTGCAGATGGCCGACCCCGGTTTGAGCGTTGATGTGTCGGTGACGGGCGGCGGTTTCGTCGTTACGCTCGGGGCGAAGCGCTTCACTCCGTACATCTGGCTGCGACTGACCGGCGACGAACCAGGCGAGTGGAGCGACAACCACTTCCACATGCGGGCCGGAAAGGAAACGACCGTCACGCTCAATGCGCCCGGCCTCAGCGTGGAGGACGTGCGCTCAAGATTGGTCGTCCGACACCTGTAAACATGTCATCCTGAGCGCAGCGAAGGATCTCGACGTCACGTTGAGTTGTTTCGCTGCGCTCAACCTGACACGCATGCTTTCCTCCGTGCTCCTCCGTTTACTCCGTTACCTCCGTGGTAGTTTCTGTGTGGACCATCGCCATCAGTTTTCGTTGCGGGGAGGGCAAGGCCAGGGCCTTCGCTTCTTCCGTTGTCACCCATCGGCCGGTCGCGATCCGCTCCTGCAGCTTCGCCTCGTAGGCATGAAGGGCGATGGACCGGCGCATCACGGTGTGGCGAATGGCCGTGATGTATTCTCCCAGCGTCACTTCAACTCCGAGGCGTTCCGCCGCTATTCGACGCGCGGCGTTCTCGAGCGATTCGCCCGGTTGAACGGTACCGCGCGGGACCTCCCACATGCCGGCCCAGACGCCGGTTGGCGGCCGCTGGAGCAGCAGTATCCGGCCCTCGGCATCTCGGATGACCAGCCCTACGTCGGCCTGCGCTTCCATCGGCGGTTTTGGCGCGATCTGCGGGAACTCCGACTGACGGCCTTCGCGCCTCGCGCTGCACCAGGGGGATATCGGGCATTCCGGGCAGCGCGGGGCCTCTGGGACGCAGACTGAGGCGCCGATGTCGAACAGCGCGAGGTTCCAGTCACGCGCGCGGCCGTGCGGCAGGATAACCTCAGCGATTCGCCAGAGTTCGCGGTGCGTGAAGCCCGAGCGCGGATCGCC encodes:
- the mutY gene encoding A/G-specific adenine glycosylase: MLPEDIPALQAAVLDWFGRNARPMPFRDTRDPYAIWVSEIMLQQTTVAAATPYWERFMARFPTVRQLADALLDDVLHAWAGLGYYSRARNLHAAARQVVERHGGVFPRSFEDVLALPGIGRYTAGAICSFAFNDNVPVVDANISRVLARLMLIYGDPRSGFTHRELWRIAEVILPHGRARDWNLALFDIGASVCVPEAPRCPECPISPWCSARREGRQSEFPQIAPKPPMEAQADVGLVIRDAEGRILLLQRPPTGVWAGMWEVPRGTVQPGESLENAARRIAAERLGVEVTLGEYITAIRHTVMRRSIALHAYEAKLQERIATGRWVTTEEAKALALPSPQRKLMAMVHTETTTEVTE